A region from the Thermostichus vulcanus str. 'Rupite' genome encodes:
- a CDS encoding FAD-binding oxidoreductase encodes MTVAAPDKLQALRSALAGIEIITDPAQLTKLSLDFYHYSPVLTRQLSEKRGDLVVRPANEAEVMRVAAACAQHRIPVTIRGAGTGNYGQCIPLRGGVILDVSKLNQVLWAKPGVARVQAGAKLMAIDKQTREIGWEIRMAPSTYRTATIGGFIAGGSGGIGSITYGQLRDRGNVLALRVVTLEEEPRIIELRGDEVFKVSHAWGLNGIITEVEIPLAPAYPWAELVVAFPAEVGFMPAAHFGQALGDADGIIKKMISLHAWPIPSYFAPLRGSVPEGSAIALLMIAESSVEPLMELIREHGGQVVYNKTAQEASKGIMLGEFTWNHTTLHCRSVDTSLTYLQSAFPADRELKMVQHMYEYFGDEVLMHLEFIRIEGQATPVGLQIVRFTTEDRLNEIMRYHEENGVFIANPHTFIIEDGGRKVMDPRQIRFKQEVDPYGLLNPGKMRTWQERASG; translated from the coding sequence ATGACCGTTGCCGCCCCCGATAAGCTGCAGGCCTTGCGTTCCGCCCTGGCAGGGATTGAAATCATCACCGATCCAGCACAGCTCACCAAGTTGTCGCTGGATTTTTACCATTACAGCCCTGTGCTCACCCGGCAACTGAGCGAAAAACGGGGAGATTTGGTGGTGCGCCCGGCCAACGAAGCGGAGGTGATGCGGGTGGCAGCGGCCTGTGCCCAACACCGGATCCCGGTGACCATTCGCGGTGCCGGTACGGGCAACTACGGCCAGTGCATTCCCCTGCGGGGTGGTGTCATCCTCGATGTCAGTAAACTCAACCAGGTGCTCTGGGCCAAACCCGGTGTGGCACGGGTGCAAGCGGGGGCAAAATTGATGGCCATCGACAAGCAAACCCGCGAGATAGGCTGGGAGATCCGCATGGCTCCTTCCACTTATCGCACTGCCACGATTGGGGGTTTCATCGCCGGGGGAAGTGGAGGGATTGGGTCTATTACCTACGGACAACTGCGGGATCGGGGCAATGTGTTGGCCCTGCGGGTTGTCACTCTAGAGGAAGAACCGCGCATCATCGAGCTACGCGGGGATGAAGTCTTCAAAGTCAGTCATGCCTGGGGGCTGAACGGCATCATCACAGAGGTGGAGATCCCGTTGGCCCCTGCCTATCCGTGGGCGGAGTTGGTGGTGGCTTTTCCCGCCGAAGTGGGCTTCATGCCTGCTGCTCACTTTGGCCAAGCGCTGGGGGATGCGGACGGGATCATCAAAAAGATGATCAGCCTCCATGCTTGGCCTATTCCCAGTTACTTTGCACCCCTGCGGGGATCCGTGCCTGAGGGATCTGCCATTGCCCTGTTGATGATTGCTGAATCCAGCGTGGAGCCCTTGATGGAGTTGATCCGCGAACACGGCGGACAGGTGGTTTACAACAAAACCGCTCAAGAGGCCAGTAAGGGGATCATGCTGGGGGAATTCACCTGGAACCACACCACCCTGCACTGCCGCAGCGTCGATACGAGTCTTACCTATTTACAATCGGCTTTCCCCGCCGACCGAGAGCTGAAGATGGTGCAGCACATGTACGAGTATTTTGGCGATGAAGTGTTGATGCACCTGGAGTTTATTCGCATCGAGGGTCAAGCCACTCCGGTGGGTCTGCAAATTGTGCGCTTTACAACCGAAGATCGCCTGAACGAGATCATGCGCTATCACGAGGAGAATGGCGTCTTCATTGCCAATCCGCACACGTTTATCATCGAAGATGGCGGGCGAAAAGTGATGGATCCGCGACAGATCCGCTTTAAGCAAGAAGTGGATCCCTATGGGTTACTCAACCCTGGGAAAATGCGCACCTGGCAGGAGCGAGCTTCAGGTTAA